The following coding sequences are from one Leptolyngbya sp. NIES-3755 window:
- a CDS encoding putative MscS Mechanosensitive ion channel (similar to AA sequence:cyanobase_aa:LBDG_52360), whose amino-acid sequence MFIISAQPANLLSENINHLMLQRNLIDLALQALPKIVWAIVILLFTRWAANIIRPIGFRLLKYAEPTLQKFLIQVGSILVWMAGSVAALNALGLQTTTIVTVIGAAGLAIGLALQNSLSHFAAGVMLVSFRPFEVGDTIEGAGVSGTVDSIGLFSTTIVSSDNVRITVPNSNLFSGTLKNNTIMGTRRVDLQIDIGDREIESTITHLLSLVQPHPLVLREPRPACHVESITAETTILYLRPWCAATHHEQVRSEILQLVKEALKSNESV is encoded by the coding sequence ATGTTCATCATTAGCGCTCAACCTGCTAACCTGCTGAGCGAAAACATCAATCATCTAATGCTGCAACGGAATTTAATCGATCTCGCTCTTCAAGCCCTACCGAAGATCGTTTGGGCGATCGTGATTCTCTTGTTCACTCGCTGGGCAGCGAATATTATTCGACCGATCGGGTTTCGTCTGCTCAAATATGCAGAGCCAACCCTGCAAAAGTTCTTGATTCAGGTTGGCTCGATCTTGGTGTGGATGGCGGGCAGTGTGGCGGCTCTGAACGCGCTTGGATTACAGACGACTACGATCGTAACGGTGATTGGTGCGGCAGGTTTGGCGATCGGTCTTGCACTGCAAAATAGTCTGTCTCACTTTGCGGCTGGAGTGATGCTCGTGAGCTTTCGACCGTTTGAAGTCGGGGATACGATCGAAGGAGCAGGCGTATCTGGAACGGTTGATAGTATTGGATTGTTCTCGACCACGATCGTTTCTTCCGATAATGTTCGGATCACCGTTCCCAATAGCAATTTATTTAGTGGAACGCTAAAGAACAATACAATTATGGGTACTCGCCGGGTTGATTTGCAGATTGATATTGGCGATCGAGAAATTGAATCTACGATCACACATTTGTTATCTCTGGTTCAGCCACATCCTTTAGTACTGCGGGAGCCTAGACCGGCTTGCCACGTAGAATCGATCACCGCAGAAACGACCATTCTCTATTTGCGTCCGTGGTGTGCAGCAACGCATCATGAACAAGTACGATCGGAGATTTTGCAACTCGTGAAAGAAGCGCTGAAATCTAACGAATCTGTGTGA
- a CDS encoding cyclic nucleotide-binding protein (similar to AA sequence:cyanobase_aa:LBDG_25750), protein MLNSFERLLLIRRVDIFKELRDDFLVRLASIMEERSYAVREPILVEGQQGRSLYVISKGAVRVHNGSRDLAFCKRGDFFGEMSLFDSEPRSASVTAIEPCECLVLTQQQLYEAVDETPGIALNLIKILSGRVREMNKEIKAKEQEIRLLKGEPITQIR, encoded by the coding sequence ATGTTAAACAGTTTTGAACGATTATTGCTGATCCGTAGAGTCGATATCTTTAAGGAATTGCGCGATGATTTCTTAGTCCGGTTAGCATCGATTATGGAAGAACGATCGTATGCAGTACGAGAACCAATCCTAGTCGAAGGTCAACAAGGTCGATCACTGTATGTTATTTCCAAAGGTGCTGTTCGTGTTCACAATGGCAGTCGAGATTTGGCATTCTGTAAACGGGGCGATTTCTTTGGTGAAATGTCGCTGTTTGATTCAGAACCGCGATCGGCATCTGTAACCGCGATCGAGCCTTGTGAATGTCTTGTATTAACTCAGCAGCAACTCTACGAGGCAGTCGATGAAACGCCCGGAATTGCTCTGAACCTGATCAAGATTCTCTCTGGTCGGGTGCGTGAGATGAACAAAGAAATCAAAGCAAAAGAGCAAGAAATCCGACTGCTCAAAGGTGAACCGATCACACAGATTCGTTAG